A DNA window from Stutzerimonas stutzeri contains the following coding sequences:
- the acnA gene encoding aconitate hydratase AcnA: protein MPSLDSLKCRRSLEVAGKTYHYYSLPDAAAQLGDISRLPTSLKVLLENLLRWEDDVTVRADDIRSLTGWLQSRSSDQEIQYRPARVLMQDFTGVPAVVDLAAMRDAVSKAGGDPQKINPLSPVDLVIDHSVMVDRFGNDQAFEQNVDIEMQRNGERYEFLRWGQQAFDNFAVVPPGTGICHQVNLEYLGQVVWTREEDGETVAYPDTLVGTDSHTTMINGLGVLGWGVGGIEAEAAMLGQPVSMLIPEVIGFRLTGKLNEGVTATDLVLTVTQMLRKHGVVGKFVEFYGPGLDHLPLADRATIGNMAPEYGATCGFFPVDQVTIDYLRLTGRNEERVALVESYSKAQGMWRDSNSPDPEFTATLELDLSQVRPSVAGPKRPQDRVTLGDIGANFDLLVETSGRTQQAETEFAVAGENFALKHGAVVIAAITSCTNTSNPNVLMAAGLVAKKAIERGLKRQPWVKTSLAPGSKVVTDYLKRAGLTRYLDELGFNLVGYGCTTCIGNSGPLPDAIGQAVTDNDLIVSSVLSGNRNFEGRVHPLVKANWLASPPLVVAFALAGTTRIDMDREPLGYDAQNQPVYLKDIWPSSAEIAEAVASIDGEMFRSRYADVFSGDEHWQKIPVSAGATYEWDAGSSYVQNPPYFEDIGQPPTPPTDVENARVLAVFGDSITTDHISPAGNIKASSPAGTYLQSLGVAPEDFNSYGSRRGNHEVMMRGTFANIRIRNEMLGGEEGGNTLYQPSGERLSIYDAAMRYQAEGVPLVVIAGKEYGTGSSRDWAAKGTNLLGVKAVIAESFERIHRSNLIGMGVLALQFVNEQTRQSLGLNGTEKLSIRGLDADIKPRQTLTVEVERADGSRDSFQVLSRIDTLNEVQYFKAGGILHYVLRQLIGS from the coding sequence ATGCCTTCCCTGGATAGCCTGAAATGCCGCCGCAGTCTCGAAGTCGCCGGCAAGACCTACCACTATTACAGCCTGCCCGATGCAGCCGCCCAGCTGGGCGACATCAGCCGACTGCCCACTTCACTGAAGGTGCTGCTGGAGAACCTGCTGCGCTGGGAGGATGACGTCACCGTGCGTGCCGACGATATCCGGTCGCTGACGGGCTGGTTGCAATCGCGCAGCTCCGACCAGGAAATCCAGTACCGCCCCGCTCGCGTGTTGATGCAGGACTTTACCGGCGTACCCGCTGTGGTCGATCTGGCCGCCATGCGCGATGCGGTGTCCAAGGCCGGCGGTGATCCGCAGAAGATCAACCCGCTGTCGCCAGTGGACCTGGTGATCGACCACTCGGTGATGGTCGACCGCTTCGGCAACGATCAGGCGTTCGAACAGAACGTCGACATCGAGATGCAACGTAATGGCGAACGCTACGAGTTTCTGCGCTGGGGCCAGCAAGCCTTCGACAACTTCGCCGTGGTGCCGCCGGGTACCGGCATCTGTCACCAGGTAAACCTGGAATATCTCGGCCAGGTGGTCTGGACTCGGGAAGAGGACGGCGAAACCGTCGCCTACCCGGATACCCTGGTCGGCACCGACTCGCACACCACCATGATCAACGGCCTCGGCGTGCTGGGCTGGGGCGTCGGGGGTATCGAGGCCGAAGCAGCGATGCTCGGCCAGCCGGTGTCGATGCTGATCCCGGAAGTAATCGGCTTCCGCCTGACCGGCAAACTCAACGAAGGCGTCACCGCTACCGACCTGGTGCTGACCGTGACGCAGATGCTGCGCAAGCACGGCGTGGTCGGCAAGTTCGTCGAATTCTACGGCCCCGGCCTGGACCATCTGCCGCTGGCCGACCGCGCCACCATCGGCAACATGGCACCCGAGTACGGCGCCACCTGCGGTTTCTTCCCAGTCGACCAGGTGACTATCGATTACCTGCGCCTGACCGGCCGCAACGAAGAGCGTGTCGCGCTGGTCGAGAGTTACAGCAAGGCGCAGGGAATGTGGCGCGACAGCAATTCGCCCGATCCCGAGTTCACCGCTACCCTCGAGCTCGACCTGAGCCAGGTGCGGCCGTCCGTAGCCGGGCCCAAGCGCCCGCAAGACCGGGTTACCCTCGGCGATATCGGTGCGAACTTCGATCTGCTGGTCGAAACCAGCGGGCGCACGCAGCAAGCCGAAACCGAGTTTGCGGTCGCAGGTGAGAACTTCGCGCTCAAGCACGGTGCTGTCGTCATCGCCGCCATCACTTCCTGTACCAATACCTCGAACCCAAACGTGCTGATGGCGGCCGGCCTGGTCGCCAAGAAGGCAATCGAACGCGGACTCAAGCGCCAGCCTTGGGTGAAGACCTCCCTGGCGCCCGGCTCGAAGGTGGTTACCGACTACCTCAAGCGTGCCGGCCTGACCCGCTATCTCGATGAACTCGGCTTCAACCTGGTGGGTTATGGCTGCACCACCTGCATCGGCAACTCCGGCCCACTACCAGACGCGATTGGCCAGGCAGTCACCGATAACGACCTGATCGTTTCTTCCGTACTCTCCGGCAACCGCAACTTCGAAGGCCGCGTACACCCGCTGGTCAAAGCCAACTGGCTGGCATCCCCGCCGCTGGTGGTCGCCTTCGCACTGGCCGGTACTACACGTATCGACATGGACCGCGAGCCGCTGGGCTATGACGCGCAGAACCAGCCGGTGTACCTGAAGGACATCTGGCCGAGCAGCGCCGAGATCGCCGAAGCAGTCGCGAGTATCGATGGCGAGATGTTCCGCAGCCGTTACGCCGACGTGTTCAGCGGTGACGAGCACTGGCAGAAAATTCCGGTCAGTGCGGGGGCCACCTATGAGTGGGACGCCGGCTCCAGCTACGTGCAAAACCCGCCCTACTTCGAGGATATCGGCCAGCCACCGACTCCACCGACGGATGTAGAGAACGCTCGAGTGCTGGCCGTGTTCGGCGATTCGATCACCACCGACCACATCTCGCCGGCCGGCAATATCAAAGCCAGTTCACCGGCGGGTACCTACCTGCAGTCACTGGGCGTAGCACCGGAGGACTTCAACTCCTACGGGTCGCGTCGTGGCAACCATGAAGTCATGATGCGCGGCACCTTCGCCAATATTCGTATCCGCAACGAAATGCTTGGCGGCGAGGAAGGTGGCAATACGTTGTATCAGCCGAGCGGCGAAAGGCTCTCGATCTACGATGCCGCCATGCGCTATCAGGCCGAGGGCGTGCCACTTGTAGTAATCGCCGGCAAGGAATACGGCACCGGCTCCAGCCGCGACTGGGCGGCCAAGGGCACAAACCTGTTAGGCGTGAAGGCGGTAATCGCCGAAAGCTTCGAACGTATCCACCGCTCCAACCTGATCGGCATGGGCGTGCTGGCGTTGCAGTTCGTCAACGAGCAGACGCGTCAGTCGTTGGGCCTGAACGGTACGGAGAAGCTCTCGATCCGTGGGCTCGATGCCGATATCAAGCCACGCCAGACGCTGACTGTTGAGGTTGAACGTGCCGACGGCTCGCGCGATTCGTTCCAGGTGCTGAGCCGCATCGATACCCTCAACGAGGTGCAGTACTTCAAGGCAGGCGGCATTCTGCACTACGTGCTGCGCCAGCTGATCGGAAGTTGA